Within bacterium, the genomic segment ATAAATTATATTAGCGGAGGTTATAAGTACTTGACCCCGGCATTCAGATTTTATTAGGAAGAGGGCGAAACGATCGCGTGGGATAATGTTCGCGACGGCGGCGGCGACGGCTCGAGCAACCCGGCCGCGGCCGCGGCCCCGGCCTTGAGGCTCGCGCAGAACGCGCCCAATCCGGCTTCTTCCTCGACGACGATTCGCTTAGAGTTGTCCTCGAAAGAGGCGACGCGAGCCGAGCTTATCATCTACGACATCAGCGGCCGCAGGATACGGACCTTCGACGTACCGGTACGCGACGGCGTGGCGGAGGTGGCGTGGGACCTTACGTCGAGCGCGGGAGG encodes:
- a CDS encoding T9SS type A sorting domain-containing protein; the encoded protein is MRLAQNAPNPASSSTTIRLELSSKEATRAELIIYDISGRRIRTFDVPVRDGVAEVAWDLTSSAGGRVPPGVYIYRVRAGNVTAANKCVIH